In a single window of the Equus quagga isolate Etosha38 chromosome 7, UCLA_HA_Equagga_1.0, whole genome shotgun sequence genome:
- the IL5 gene encoding interleukin-5 — MRMLLHLSVLALGAAYVCALAVESPMNRLVAETLTLLSTHRTLLIGDGNLMIPTPEHKNHQLCIEEVFQGIDTLKNQTVQGDAVAKLFQNLSLIKGYIDLQKKKCGGERWRVKQFLDYLQEFLGVINTEWTTES, encoded by the exons ATGAGAATGCTTCTGCATTTGAGTGTGCTAGCTCTTGGAGCTGCCTACGTCTGTGCCCTTGCTGTAGAAAGTCCCATGAACAGACTAGTGGCAGAGACCTTGACACTGCTCTCCACTCATCGAACTCTGCTGATAGGCGATGGg aaCCTGATGATTCCTACTCCTGAAcataaaaat CACCAACTCTGCATTGAAGAAGTCTTTCAGGGAATAGACACACTGAAGAATCAAACTGTCCAAGGGGATGCTGTGGCCAAACTATTCCAAAACTTGTCTTTAATAAAAGGATACATAGACCTCCAAAAA aaaaagtgtggaggagaaagatggagagtGAAACAATTCCTAGACTACCTGCAGGAGTTTCTTGGTGTAATAAACACTGAGTGGACAACGGAAAGTTGA